A genome region from Corvus hawaiiensis isolate bCorHaw1 chromosome 4, bCorHaw1.pri.cur, whole genome shotgun sequence includes the following:
- the MRPS33 gene encoding 28S ribosomal protein S33, mitochondrial: MSNVSSYALRMARLSAQIFGDVVRPTDSKSMKVVKLFSEQPLAKQEEVYNWYPPHNTYYALMKKLRFLGLYRDEHQDFKEEMRRLKKLRGKEKPKKGEGKRALKKK, encoded by the exons ATGTCCAATGTTTCCAGCTATGCCCTTCGGATGGCCCGGCTGAGTGCCCAGATATTCGGTGATGTTGTCAGGCCAACTGACTCCAAATCCATGAAAGTGGTGAAGCTGTTCAGTGAGCAGCCCCTGGCCAAGCAGGAGGAGGTGTACAACTGGTACCCCCCTCACAACACCTACTATGCTCTCATGAAGAAACTCCGCTTCCTTGGGCTCTACAG GGATGAGCATCAGGACTTTAAGGAGGAGATGAGACGGTTGAAAAAGCTCCGTGGGAAGGAAAAACcaaagaagggggaaggaaagagagcTCTCAAGAAGAAATAG